Proteins encoded by one window of Enterococcus faecalis:
- a CDS encoding IS30-like element IS6770 family transposase yields the protein MTYKHLTIDELTMIESYYLQHNKPVEIANRMGRAIQTIYNVVNKFKQGKTALDYWHQYKENKKKCGRKVIQLPAHEVDYIKEKVTLGWTPDVIIGRKERPVSCGMRTLYRLFSKGIFDIDTLPMKGKRKPNGHQEKRGKQQYQRSIHDRPDNYPDFNSEFGHLEGDTIVGIHHKSAVITLVERLSKVIITIKPNGRKALDIETALNQWFSRFPKNFFKSITFDCGKEFSNWKAISNQHDIDIYFADPGTPSQRPLNENSNGILRRNGLPKSMDFREVNQTFISSVSNQRNHIPRKSLNYRTPIEIFLSYVQEAFYSNLI from the coding sequence ATGACCTACAAACATCTTACCATAGACGAACTGACAATGATAGAATCATATTATCTTCAACATAATAAACCGGTTGAAATCGCTAACCGAATGGGACGTGCTATACAAACTATTTATAATGTAGTCAATAAGTTCAAGCAAGGCAAGACTGCTCTTGATTATTGGCACCAGTATAAAGAAAATAAGAAAAAATGTGGTAGAAAAGTCATTCAATTACCTGCTCATGAAGTAGATTACATTAAAGAGAAAGTCACTCTTGGTTGGACGCCTGACGTCATTATCGGGCGAAAAGAAAGGCCTGTTTCATGCGGTATGAGAACACTTTATCGTTTATTTTCTAAAGGGATATTTGATATTGACACACTACCGATGAAAGGTAAAAGAAAACCCAATGGCCATCAGGAAAAACGGGGAAAACAACAATATCAGCGCTCAATCCATGATCGACCTGATAATTATCCTGATTTCAATTCTGAGTTTGGTCACCTTGAAGGTGATACGATCGTTGGCATTCATCATAAAAGTGCCGTCATTACTTTAGTTGAAAGATTATCTAAAGTCATTATCACGATTAAACCCAACGGCCGTAAGGCATTAGATATTGAAACCGCCCTTAATCAATGGTTTTCTCGCTTCCCTAAAAACTTCTTTAAATCTATTACGTTTGACTGTGGAAAAGAATTTTCTAACTGGAAAGCCATTAGTAACCAACACGATATTGATATATATTTTGCGGACCCTGGAACACCTTCTCAACGCCCATTAAACGAGAATTCTAACGGGATTCTGCGTCGTAATGGACTGCCGAAATCAATGGATTTTAGAGAAGTGAATCAGACATTTATTTCCAGTGTCAGCAATCAACGTAATCATATTCCAAGAAAATCATTGAATTACAGAACACCAATTGAGATATTTTTGAGCTATGTACAAGAAGCATTTTATTCTAACTTAATTTGA
- a CDS encoding ATP-binding cassette domain-containing protein — MSLRVESVSKKYHQKKALDNISITFEKETIYGLLGRNGAGKSTLLNIINNRSFATSGSVKLAGETVTDNEAALTHIYLMSEDNLFPPQLKIKDIFKTTEGFYGSFDWSLAEQMLSDFGLDSKKTFKKLSTGYRSIAKLIVALSVPCEYIFLDEPVLGLDANHRELFYTYLIETYQERPRTFVISTHLIEEIANLLEDIIIIDQGKLIRAESIETILKNGRIVSGPKEQVERYTQSLEILGMDTLGGAVTAYVYGDLPTEKAEVQIAPLNLQTYFVQLTNRKKEK, encoded by the coding sequence ATGAGTTTGCGGGTGGAATCAGTAAGTAAAAAATATCATCAAAAAAAAGCACTAGATAATATTTCAATTACTTTTGAAAAAGAAACGATTTATGGGCTCTTAGGCAGAAACGGGGCTGGTAAAAGTACGTTATTAAATATCATAAATAATCGAAGTTTTGCCACTTCAGGTTCCGTTAAATTGGCGGGAGAAACAGTGACCGATAATGAGGCTGCTTTGACTCATATTTACTTAATGAGTGAAGATAATTTGTTTCCTCCTCAGTTAAAAATTAAAGATATTTTTAAAACGACTGAAGGTTTTTATGGATCCTTTGACTGGTCTTTGGCCGAACAAATGTTAAGCGATTTTGGTTTAGATAGTAAAAAGACATTCAAAAAATTATCAACTGGTTATCGGAGTATTGCTAAACTAATAGTGGCGCTATCCGTCCCCTGTGAGTATATTTTTTTAGATGAGCCAGTCTTAGGTTTAGACGCCAATCATCGGGAATTATTTTATACTTATTTAATTGAGACATACCAAGAACGTCCCCGTACGTTTGTGATTTCTACCCATTTGATTGAAGAAATTGCGAATTTATTAGAAGATATTATCATCATTGATCAAGGAAAATTGATTCGCGCAGAATCTATTGAAACAATTTTGAAAAACGGTCGCATTGTTTCTGGGCCGAAAGAACAAGTAGAGCGCTATACTCAGTCATTGGAAATCTTAGGCATGGACACTTTAGGTGGGGCAGTTACGGCTTACGTGTACGGCGACTTGCCGACTGAAAAAGCAGAGGTTCAAATTGCGCCGCTAAATTTACAAACATATTTTGTGCAATTAACCAATAGAAAGAAGGAAAAGTAA
- a CDS encoding GntR family transcriptional regulator — protein MEFNFSGEKPLFQQVADQIAEGIFNGAYLEGEQIPSTTEISKSYQINPATVLKGMNLLVERQLIEKKRGIGMFVLPGAQERVRSARKEEFLNKEVLEVVAEAKKLGITAEQLKQLIERGYEA, from the coding sequence ATGGAATTTAATTTTTCGGGGGAAAAGCCTTTATTTCAGCAAGTAGCCGATCAGATTGCCGAAGGAATTTTTAATGGCGCTTACTTAGAAGGCGAACAAATTCCCTCAACCACAGAAATATCAAAAAGTTATCAAATCAATCCAGCCACCGTTTTAAAAGGAATGAATTTATTAGTAGAACGACAGTTGATTGAAAAGAAACGGGGGATTGGCATGTTTGTTTTACCAGGCGCTCAAGAGAGAGTAAGAAGTGCACGGAAAGAAGAATTTTTAAATAAAGAAGTCTTAGAAGTTGTCGCAGAAGCTAAAAAATTAGGGATTACAGCTGAACAATTAAAACAACTAATTGAAAGAGGGTATGAAGCATGA
- the lepB gene encoding signal peptidase I encodes MKKKRDYVGYLMYFLKILVPAIVAVFILRGFFLIPVRVDGHSMQKTLNQGDMIVMEKFSAIKRFDVVVFKTDTGSILIKRVIGLPGEAVRYENDQLYVNNQPIAEPYLTKNRKKDHETMPYTTNFDSKELLMQEKLPKDSYFVLGDNRRMSKDSRSFGAIHADQILGKAQFVYYPLTHMKIIPK; translated from the coding sequence TTGAAGAAGAAACGTGATTATGTTGGGTATTTAATGTACTTTCTGAAAATCTTAGTACCAGCAATCGTAGCCGTTTTTATTTTAAGAGGATTTTTCCTGATTCCTGTTCGGGTGGATGGCCATTCTATGCAAAAAACCTTGAATCAAGGAGATATGATTGTGATGGAAAAATTCTCCGCCATTAAACGGTTTGATGTGGTGGTCTTTAAAACAGACACAGGATCGATTCTGATTAAACGTGTGATTGGTTTACCAGGAGAAGCTGTGCGTTACGAAAACGATCAATTATATGTCAATAATCAGCCAATCGCTGAACCGTATTTAACTAAAAACAGAAAAAAAGATCATGAAACGATGCCTTACACTACGAATTTTGATTCAAAAGAATTGTTAATGCAAGAAAAATTACCTAAAGATAGCTATTTTGTGCTTGGTGATAATCGCCGTATGTCCAAAGACAGCCGTTCTTTTGGTGCAATACATGCAGATCAAATCTTAGGGAAAGCACAATTTGTTTATTACCCACTCACTCATATGAAGATCATTCCTAAATAA
- a CDS encoding S41 family peptidase → MKSMKNKRTVPFYQYIISLLCVAFLAGGSSYIYFDHRVKKMSQEGAITNADLSKVQDLYNEISTNYVGEVDKNELVEGALKGMSEAIGDPYSTYLNESAANDLNESLSGDFEGIGATMTMKDGEPVVAEAPVADSPAEKAGIKEGDIIEKVDGTATKGMKLAEVVSKVRGKKGTSVELTIQREGETKNISIKRGKIPVKTVTGELDKKDAQIGSIKITSFGKKTYQELKETITNLRDKGAKSFVIDVRQNPGGLLDQAERMASMFLKNGETIVQFEDKKGRTMKEVASKELDDGFKVKEPVAVIIDGNSASASEIFAAALHESANVPLIGTKTFGKGTVQTVKDLNDQTEIKLTVLKWLTPKGEWINEKGIEPTIKADYPEYAYLKLIPRDKTLKEGDQSEDIQNLNAILAVLAYLVDENNANYTAETKAAVSDLQQKNGLPVTGEIDNETATKIEATLGKLILENDAAYDTAVKEIQKN, encoded by the coding sequence ATGAAATCTATGAAGAACAAACGAACTGTTCCTTTTTATCAATATATTATTTCGCTCCTCTGTGTCGCATTTTTAGCTGGAGGAAGTAGTTATATTTATTTTGATCATCGTGTTAAAAAGATGAGTCAAGAAGGGGCAATTACCAATGCTGATTTAAGCAAAGTGCAGGATTTATATAATGAAATTAGTACCAATTATGTAGGTGAAGTAGATAAAAATGAATTAGTTGAAGGCGCCTTAAAAGGCATGTCTGAAGCCATTGGAGACCCATACTCAACTTATCTAAATGAATCTGCTGCCAATGATTTAAACGAAAGCTTATCTGGTGATTTTGAAGGAATTGGTGCCACTATGACAATGAAAGATGGCGAACCAGTTGTAGCAGAGGCCCCTGTAGCAGATTCCCCAGCTGAAAAAGCGGGAATCAAAGAAGGCGATATTATTGAAAAGGTTGATGGTACAGCTACAAAAGGGATGAAACTAGCAGAAGTCGTCTCAAAAGTCCGAGGTAAAAAAGGAACTTCCGTTGAATTGACTATCCAAAGAGAGGGAGAAACTAAAAATATCTCAATCAAACGTGGGAAAATTCCCGTTAAAACAGTGACTGGTGAGTTAGACAAAAAAGATGCACAAATTGGCTCGATTAAAATTACGTCCTTTGGTAAAAAAACATATCAAGAATTGAAAGAAACAATCACGAATTTACGAGACAAAGGAGCTAAATCCTTTGTAATTGATGTACGCCAAAATCCTGGTGGACTGCTAGATCAAGCAGAGCGAATGGCCAGTATGTTTTTAAAAAATGGCGAAACAATTGTTCAATTTGAAGACAAAAAAGGACGTACGATGAAAGAAGTTGCTTCCAAAGAATTAGACGACGGCTTTAAAGTAAAAGAACCTGTTGCAGTTATCATTGATGGCAATAGTGCCAGTGCATCCGAAATTTTTGCTGCAGCACTGCATGAATCTGCGAATGTCCCATTAATTGGAACGAAAACATTTGGCAAAGGAACGGTCCAAACGGTGAAGGATTTAAATGACCAAACCGAAATAAAATTGACTGTTTTAAAATGGTTAACACCAAAAGGCGAATGGATCAACGAAAAAGGAATTGAACCAACCATCAAAGCTGATTACCCAGAGTATGCCTATTTAAAATTGATTCCTCGCGATAAAACGCTAAAAGAAGGAGATCAATCTGAAGATATTCAGAACTTAAATGCTATTTTAGCTGTATTAGCGTATCTTGTTGATGAAAACAATGCAAACTACACCGCAGAAACAAAAGCAGCGGTTAGCGATCTTCAACAGAAAAATGGCTTGCCTGTAACTGGAGAAATCGACAATGAAACAGCCACAAAAATTGAAGCCACTTTAGGTAAATTAATTCTTGAAAATGACGCTGCCTACGATACAGCAGTCAAAGAAATTCAAAAAAACTAG
- a CDS encoding YozE family protein yields MRRSFYHYLMTLKGPAKDSETDFANEAAKDIQFPKQTEDYHELSSYLEMNADYLSNMDIFDELWEKYLENNK; encoded by the coding sequence ATGAGACGAAGCTTTTACCATTACTTAATGACATTAAAAGGTCCGGCTAAAGATTCTGAAACTGATTTTGCCAATGAAGCGGCCAAAGATATTCAGTTTCCAAAACAAACCGAGGATTATCATGAACTTTCTTCTTATTTAGAAATGAATGCTGACTATTTAAGCAACATGGACATCTTTGATGAGTTATGGGAAAAGTACCTTGAAAACAATAAATAA
- the msrA gene encoding peptide-methionine (S)-S-oxide reductase MsrA, with protein sequence MEEKAIFAGGCFWCMVQPFDTQPGIISVVSGYTGGHVPNPTYEQVLTHTTGHTEAVEITFDPAIISYEQLVDIYWQQTDPTDAFGQFQDRGDNYRPVIFYRSQEQKEIAEKSKERLANSGRFTEPIVTTIEPAAPFYPAEEYHQDFYKKDALRYGLSHQRRSEFIEEKWSD encoded by the coding sequence ATGGAAGAAAAAGCAATTTTTGCAGGCGGCTGTTTCTGGTGTATGGTGCAGCCTTTTGATACACAACCAGGGATTATCTCAGTTGTTTCGGGTTATACAGGTGGGCACGTGCCTAATCCAACATATGAACAGGTTCTAACACACACAACAGGCCATACGGAAGCAGTAGAAATCACTTTTGATCCAGCGATTATTTCTTACGAACAATTAGTGGATATTTATTGGCAACAAACAGATCCTACTGATGCTTTCGGTCAGTTTCAAGACCGCGGCGATAATTATCGGCCAGTTATTTTTTATCGTTCCCAAGAACAAAAAGAAATTGCTGAGAAAAGTAAAGAACGTCTAGCTAATAGTGGCCGTTTTACAGAACCAATTGTTACCACCATCGAACCAGCAGCACCATTTTATCCTGCTGAAGAATACCATCAAGACTTTTATAAAAAAGACGCTTTGCGTTATGGATTGTCCCATCAACGTAGAAGTGAATTTATTGAAGAAAAATGGAGTGATTAA
- a CDS encoding YpmS family protein, with protein sequence MNKMNEEKPKTSKSIKKTQPTNLKRNPWKIAFLVLVGLVIGSVAFVTFRATQVREPDLKKIPAIVEKEGEPVVTIQSKKQQVNKLIDFYLADFQKGSEIKYKFYLENDALLNGTFQVLGHDIPFYLYFDPYVTANGNVQLKAKSLSIGTLGLPIKEVLKFAKRSYKLPKWVEINPDDQTVLLRLDQFRMQNGLFVRAEKINLVDDDIRMNIYLPKEK encoded by the coding sequence GTGAATAAAATGAATGAAGAAAAGCCAAAAACAAGTAAATCAATTAAAAAGACACAACCAACCAATCTTAAACGAAATCCCTGGAAAATCGCTTTTCTTGTTCTAGTGGGTTTAGTCATTGGTAGTGTAGCTTTCGTAACATTTCGAGCAACACAAGTTCGCGAACCAGATTTAAAGAAAATACCAGCAATTGTTGAAAAAGAAGGCGAGCCAGTCGTCACCATTCAGTCAAAAAAACAACAAGTGAACAAACTGATTGACTTTTATTTAGCCGACTTTCAAAAAGGTTCGGAGATCAAATATAAATTTTATTTAGAAAATGATGCTTTATTAAATGGAACATTTCAGGTGTTAGGGCATGACATTCCTTTTTACTTATATTTTGATCCTTACGTGACGGCGAATGGTAATGTACAATTAAAAGCAAAAAGTTTATCTATAGGAACGTTAGGCTTGCCAATTAAAGAAGTATTGAAATTTGCTAAACGTTCTTACAAACTACCTAAATGGGTTGAAATCAATCCAGATGATCAAACTGTTTTATTACGTTTAGATCAGTTTAGAATGCAAAATGGTCTATTTGTTCGAGCAGAAAAGATTAATTTAGTTGACGATGACATTCGGATGAATATATACTTGCCAAAAGAGAAATAA
- a CDS encoding SGNH/GDSL hydrolase family protein, translating into MKKQTQHILLTVLTPILIALGVFTLLSVAIPKAKPLLKQEKVATTAQKNQKEVIHYTAIGDSLTEGIGDLTNSGGFVPIVADDLKEHYNLNGVQTDNFGKNGDRSDQILKRIKEKPEIQKGLASADVITLTVGGNDLMKVISSNIFDLKVSSFNRPQKAYQRRVRRLLEEIREYNEKAPIYVLGIYNPFYLNFSEITEMQEIVDNWNQATEEMVQEQKRAYFIPINDLLYKGRGDEVGVTGGDSETTGSSASKEDLNNLLYEEDRFHPNNLGYQIMAGAVRDEMVKTEKEWITKSEGSE; encoded by the coding sequence ATGAAAAAACAAACACAGCATATTTTGCTGACCGTCTTAACACCTATCCTCATTGCGCTAGGTGTTTTTACATTGTTAAGTGTGGCCATCCCCAAAGCAAAGCCACTATTAAAGCAAGAGAAAGTGGCCACAACTGCTCAAAAAAATCAAAAAGAAGTCATTCATTATACAGCAATCGGTGATTCTTTAACTGAAGGAATTGGCGATTTGACGAATAGTGGAGGTTTTGTTCCTATTGTGGCAGATGATTTAAAAGAACACTACAACTTGAACGGTGTTCAAACAGACAATTTTGGGAAAAATGGGGATCGTAGTGATCAAATTTTAAAACGAATCAAAGAAAAACCTGAAATTCAAAAAGGCCTTGCCTCTGCGGACGTGATTACGCTAACGGTTGGCGGAAATGACTTAATGAAAGTAATTAGTAGTAATATTTTCGACTTGAAAGTCAGCTCGTTCAATCGTCCACAAAAAGCCTATCAACGCCGAGTAAGACGACTACTTGAAGAAATCCGAGAGTACAACGAGAAGGCCCCTATTTATGTCTTAGGAATTTACAATCCCTTCTACTTAAACTTTTCCGAAATTACAGAAATGCAAGAAATCGTTGATAACTGGAATCAAGCAACCGAAGAAATGGTTCAAGAGCAAAAACGAGCCTATTTCATTCCTATCAATGATTTACTCTATAAAGGTCGTGGCGATGAAGTTGGCGTAACTGGTGGTGACTCAGAAACTACAGGAAGTAGTGCTAGCAAAGAGGATTTAAACAATTTGTTATATGAAGAAGATCGCTTCCATCCGAATAATCTTGGCTACCAAATTATGGCCGGAGCTGTCCGGGATGAAATGGTCAAGACAGAGAAAGAATGGATAACCAAATCAGAAGGTAGTGAATAA
- a CDS encoding DegV family protein produces the protein MTNVKIVTDSSCTMEKSLRDELNIHMMPLSIMVDGVVYPDDDHLPGEKFMDMMANAKALPKTSQPPIGEFVELYDRLGEDGSEVISIHMTKGLSGTVEAARQASNLSSSKVTVIDSDFTDQGLSFQVIQAAKLAQAGAGVPEILAEIERVKQNTKLYIGISTLDNLVKGGRISRTTGLLSNIFNMKVVMDFENTELIPVAKGRGVKTFNKWFDELKSELSKIPNVRQIGISHADGLELANGFKEGLQAIFKDMDIPVLHTNPVIATHTGKNAFAIMYYTD, from the coding sequence ATGACAAACGTTAAAATCGTAACGGATTCTTCATGTACGATGGAAAAAAGTCTTAGAGATGAATTAAATATCCATATGATGCCTTTATCAATTATGGTTGATGGCGTTGTTTATCCAGATGATGATCATTTGCCAGGCGAAAAATTTATGGACATGATGGCTAATGCGAAGGCCTTACCCAAAACGAGTCAACCACCAATTGGTGAATTTGTAGAATTATATGATCGCTTAGGTGAAGATGGCAGTGAAGTAATTTCGATTCACATGACAAAAGGCTTAAGTGGAACGGTTGAAGCGGCCCGTCAAGCGAGCAACTTATCATCAAGTAAAGTAACGGTGATTGATAGCGATTTTACAGACCAAGGTTTGTCTTTCCAAGTCATTCAAGCAGCAAAATTGGCACAAGCGGGAGCGGGTGTTCCAGAAATTTTAGCTGAAATTGAACGCGTCAAACAAAATACTAAATTATACATTGGCATTTCAACATTGGATAATTTGGTTAAAGGTGGACGAATCAGCCGTACAACAGGATTATTATCAAACATTTTTAATATGAAAGTTGTCATGGACTTTGAAAATACGGAATTGATTCCTGTAGCGAAAGGCCGCGGCGTTAAAACGTTTAATAAATGGTTTGACGAATTGAAATCAGAATTAAGTAAGATTCCAAATGTTCGACAAATTGGCATTTCTCATGCGGATGGGCTAGAACTAGCAAATGGATTCAAAGAAGGATTACAAGCAATCTTTAAAGACATGGATATTCCCGTATTACATACGAATCCAGTCATTGCAACACATACAGGAAAAAATGCCTTTGCTATTATGTACTATACAGACTAA
- the trhA gene encoding PAQR family membrane homeostasis protein TrhA — translation MEKTHFSKKYLIVNEVLNAVTHGIGAGLSIAGLVILLVKGARLGSPIHVVSYAIYGSMLILLFLSSTLFHSLIFTRAKKVFQVFDHSSIFLLIAGSYTPFCLISIGGWLGWTLFSLVWLIAIVGIVYKSLTLHKQETVKNISTIIYIVLGWLCIIAARPLYESLGFTGTALLVAGGVSYTLGAAFYSLKNVRFMHVVWHLFVMLAAILMYFSVLFYT, via the coding sequence TTGGAAAAAACGCATTTCTCAAAAAAATACCTAATCGTGAACGAAGTCTTGAATGCAGTTACACATGGCATAGGCGCAGGTTTAAGTATTGCTGGCTTAGTCATTTTACTTGTTAAAGGAGCTCGTTTAGGCTCACCGATTCACGTGGTATCTTATGCTATTTATGGCTCCATGTTGATTCTACTTTTTTTATCTTCAACGTTATTTCATAGTTTAATTTTTACAAGAGCCAAAAAGGTCTTTCAGGTCTTCGATCATAGTTCTATTTTCTTATTGATTGCTGGTAGCTATACGCCATTTTGCTTAATTAGTATTGGCGGCTGGTTAGGTTGGACTTTATTCAGTTTAGTTTGGTTAATCGCCATCGTCGGTATTGTCTATAAATCCCTCACGTTGCATAAACAAGAAACAGTGAAAAACATTTCAACGATTATTTATATTGTTTTAGGTTGGCTCTGTATCATCGCTGCTCGTCCGTTATATGAATCTCTTGGGTTTACAGGAACAGCGTTATTGGTCGCAGGGGGTGTGTCTTACACATTAGGTGCAGCCTTCTATTCATTGAAAAATGTGCGGTTTATGCATGTGGTTTGGCATTTGTTCGTCATGCTTGCAGCGATCCTCATGTATTTTTCTGTTCTCTTTTATACGTAA
- a CDS encoding adenine phosphoribosyltransferase yields MDLRDYIASIPDYPEKGIVFRDISPLMANGDAYREATKQIVDYAKEKRIDMVVGPEARGFIVGCPVAYELGVGFAPVRKKGKLPRETIEVTYDLEYGSDTLTLHKDAITPGQRVLICDDLLATGGTIKATIELVEQLGGIVVGCAFLIELMDLHGRDKIDGYDIVTLMEY; encoded by the coding sequence ATGGATTTAAGAGATTACATTGCAAGCATTCCAGATTATCCTGAGAAAGGGATCGTGTTCCGTGACATTTCTCCATTAATGGCTAATGGGGATGCCTATCGTGAAGCAACGAAACAAATCGTGGATTACGCGAAAGAAAAAAGAATTGATATGGTTGTAGGACCGGAAGCTCGTGGCTTTATTGTCGGCTGTCCAGTGGCTTATGAACTAGGGGTTGGCTTTGCTCCGGTTCGTAAAAAAGGAAAACTTCCTCGTGAAACCATCGAAGTGACTTATGACTTAGAATATGGTTCAGATACATTAACGTTGCACAAAGATGCCATCACACCAGGCCAACGTGTTTTGATTTGTGATGACTTGTTAGCAACTGGTGGTACAATTAAAGCAACCATCGAATTAGTCGAACAATTAGGTGGTATTGTGGTTGGTTGTGCGTTCCTAATTGAATTAATGGATTTACATGGCCGCGATAAAATTGATGGCTACGATATTGTTACCTTAATGGAATACTAA